From one bacterium Scap17 genomic stretch:
- the mtnA gene encoding S-methyl-5-thioribose-1-phosphate isomerase: MSLVPIRWVSQQECASREEDPAVVQPDARAGVTHDVTSDVTQPAVKLALLDQRLLPGETREVLLEDARGVATAITDMVVRGAPAIGIAAAYGVALEAFVINREGGDWPSRLASACDVLAASRPTAVNLFWALDRMRKVIAAHATQSQAPYEALLKEAVRIHEQDMDDNLRMAEFGAQVIAASLAQGETRCEVMTHCNTGALATGGHGTALGVIRTAYAQGILGRVHVNETRPWWQGSRLTAWELVQEQIPARLAVEGAASLIMQQGARTPEGVRWLIVGADRIAANGDTANKIGTFSLAVQARAHGIKVMVVAPLATFDGTLASGADIPIETRDASELREAGGRQIAPQDIDVFNPVFDVTPHEYIDAIVTEHGVVESPDSDSVGALLGRAMRR, translated from the coding sequence ATGAGCCTGGTTCCGATTCGCTGGGTAAGCCAGCAGGAGTGTGCATCGCGGGAAGAAGACCCGGCAGTAGTCCAGCCCGATGCCCGCGCTGGCGTCACTCATGATGTCACTTCTGATGTCACTCAGCCGGCGGTGAAGCTTGCGTTGCTCGACCAGCGCCTGCTGCCGGGTGAAACTCGCGAGGTGCTGCTTGAGGATGCACGCGGGGTCGCGACTGCCATTACCGACATGGTGGTTCGCGGTGCACCGGCCATCGGGATCGCCGCCGCCTATGGCGTGGCGCTGGAGGCTTTCGTCATCAACCGCGAGGGCGGCGACTGGCCGTCACGCCTGGCCAGTGCCTGTGATGTGCTGGCTGCCTCGCGCCCTACAGCGGTGAACCTGTTCTGGGCGCTGGATCGCATGCGCAAGGTGATTGCCGCACACGCCACCCAATCGCAGGCCCCGTATGAAGCGTTGCTGAAGGAAGCCGTGCGCATTCATGAGCAGGATATGGACGACAATCTGCGCATGGCCGAGTTTGGTGCCCAGGTGATTGCGGCCTCCCTTGCGCAAGGCGAGACACGGTGCGAGGTCATGACCCACTGCAATACCGGCGCGCTTGCCACCGGGGGCCACGGCACGGCGTTGGGCGTGATCCGTACCGCCTACGCTCAGGGCATTCTTGGCCGTGTGCATGTCAACGAAACACGCCCCTGGTGGCAAGGCTCTCGCCTGACGGCGTGGGAGCTGGTGCAGGAGCAGATCCCCGCGCGGCTGGCCGTGGAAGGCGCAGCCTCGTTGATCATGCAGCAGGGGGCCCGGACGCCGGAGGGGGTGCGCTGGTTGATCGTCGGCGCGGACCGCATCGCCGCCAACGGCGACACGGCCAACAAGATCGGCACCTTCTCGCTGGCCGTTCAGGCGCGTGCCCACGGCATCAAGGTCATGGTTGTGGCCCCTCTGGCCACGTTCGATGGCACCCTGGCCAGTGGCGCGGACATCCCCATCGAAACGCGTGACGCCTCCGAGCTGCGTGAGGCGGGCGGACGCCAGATCGCGCCGCAGGACATCGATGTCTTCAACCCGGTCTTTGATGTCACACCGCATGAGTATATTGATGCCATCGTCACGGAACATGGCGTGGTAGAGTCGCCCGATAGTGACAGTGTTGGTGCGCTGCTCGGCCGCGCCATGCGCCGTTGA
- a CDS encoding UDP-glucose/GDP-mannose dehydrogenase family protein, whose amino-acid sequence MQVLVHGSELAAATASAALASVGHRVWWWPHEDMDWAALEHVDWLNSEPGLRERLDRHRERGDLTLIDGLESLRRIDIHWIAVSPDQRESALSRVEQLVATLDEPLVLVNNSTFPVGTTERFEALLPRDDQYAVALPDMLEEGRSLATFERPARWLLGSEAEPATLRVQELLRAFNRREDVFQIMPRRAAELTKLAINGMLATRISYMNEVAGLSDSLGVDVEYVRQGMGADPRIGFGYLYPGCGFGGPNFSRDLMRLADVQYQTGRESMLLEHVLDINEAKKETLFRKLWQHFDGELRGRTVAIWGAAFKPGTARIDHAPVLTLLEALWAQGVRVRVHDPAALSALGDACGAHPLLELVDGNMYDALEGADALMLVTEWKCYWNPDWQRLKRELSAGLVLDGRNIFDPRYVASQGLVYRGIGRRASP is encoded by the coding sequence ATGCAGGTGCTGGTGCACGGAAGCGAACTGGCGGCGGCAACGGCCAGCGCCGCTCTGGCGAGCGTGGGTCACCGTGTCTGGTGGTGGCCGCATGAGGATATGGACTGGGCTGCCCTAGAACACGTCGACTGGTTGAACAGTGAGCCAGGCCTGCGTGAACGCCTTGATCGCCATCGGGAGCGCGGCGATCTCACCCTCATCGACGGCCTCGAGTCACTGCGGCGCATCGATATCCACTGGATCGCCGTCTCGCCGGACCAGCGCGAAAGCGCGCTGAGTCGTGTCGAGCAGCTGGTGGCGACCCTGGATGAGCCGCTGGTACTGGTCAACAACTCGACCTTCCCGGTGGGCACGACCGAGCGTTTCGAGGCGTTGTTACCGCGTGACGACCAGTACGCCGTCGCCTTGCCGGACATGTTGGAAGAGGGCCGTTCACTGGCCACCTTCGAGCGTCCGGCCCGCTGGTTGCTGGGCAGCGAAGCGGAACCTGCCACTCTGCGGGTGCAGGAGTTGCTGCGTGCCTTCAACCGACGCGAAGATGTCTTCCAGATCATGCCTCGCCGCGCCGCCGAACTGACCAAGCTGGCCATCAACGGCATGCTCGCGACGCGTATCAGCTACATGAACGAAGTGGCGGGTCTGTCCGACTCCCTCGGCGTTGATGTGGAATATGTGCGTCAGGGCATGGGCGCCGATCCGCGTATCGGCTTCGGCTATCTCTATCCGGGCTGTGGGTTCGGTGGCCCGAACTTCTCGCGTGACCTGATGCGTCTGGCTGATGTCCAGTACCAGACAGGGCGGGAATCGATGCTGCTCGAGCATGTGCTCGACATCAACGAGGCCAAGAAGGAGACGCTGTTCCGCAAGCTGTGGCAGCACTTCGATGGTGAATTGCGCGGCCGCACCGTGGCGATCTGGGGTGCGGCCTTCAAGCCGGGAACCGCACGTATCGACCATGCGCCGGTGTTGACCTTGCTGGAAGCGCTGTGGGCCCAGGGCGTGCGCGTTCGCGTACATGATCCCGCGGCCTTGTCAGCGCTGGGTGATGCCTGTGGCGCGCATCCGTTGCTGGAGCTGGTCGATGGCAACATGTATGACGCCTTGGAGGGGGCTGATGCCTTGATGCTGGTCACCGAGTGGAAGTGTTACTGGAACCCGGACTGGCAGCGCCTGAAGCGTGAGCTAAGCGCGGGCCTGGTGCTCGATGGCCGCAACATCTTCGACCCGCGTTACGTGGCAAGCCAGGGACTGGTCTATCGCGGTATCGGCCGCCGTGCCAGCCCCTGA
- a CDS encoding zinc-binding dehydrogenase — translation MLAIVTTGHGGYECLETQQRPVPTPGEGEVLIKVLAAGMNNTEINTRLGWYSSTITTATQQANSVHDNADAEATTDKPAPPEGGWKGETPFPLIQGTDCCGEVVALGPNADTSLLGKRVLVRSCMRSEGWDSLENEWMGSDFDGAFAQFVSVRASEVFAVDCDWSDVELGSLPCAYGTAENMLEQAELKAGERVLILGASGGVGSAALQLAKRRGATVYAVAGAAKHEALAELGADRLLDRKADLLELLGHESVDLVVDNVAGDNFPIMMKLLARGGRLVTTGAIAGPMVTLDLRDLYLKNLRLLGTTAWCEATFPNLIRYVEQGEIRPLIAASFPLTEIVSAQQQFLSKGHVGKFVLEPWA, via the coding sequence ATGCTGGCGATCGTGACCACCGGCCATGGGGGCTATGAATGCCTCGAGACGCAGCAGCGCCCGGTGCCGACACCCGGTGAGGGCGAGGTGCTGATCAAGGTGCTGGCAGCTGGCATGAACAACACCGAGATCAATACGCGTCTGGGCTGGTATTCCTCCACGATCACTACCGCGACCCAACAGGCCAACAGCGTGCATGACAACGCGGATGCAGAGGCAACGACTGACAAGCCGGCGCCGCCGGAAGGTGGCTGGAAGGGAGAAACGCCCTTCCCCCTGATACAGGGCACGGATTGCTGTGGCGAGGTGGTGGCATTGGGCCCGAATGCGGATACCAGCCTGCTGGGCAAGCGCGTGCTGGTACGCTCCTGCATGCGCAGCGAGGGCTGGGACTCACTGGAAAATGAATGGATGGGTTCGGACTTCGACGGCGCCTTCGCGCAATTCGTCAGCGTGCGCGCCAGTGAAGTGTTCGCGGTGGACTGTGACTGGAGCGATGTCGAGCTTGGCTCCCTGCCCTGCGCCTACGGCACGGCGGAAAACATGCTCGAACAGGCAGAGCTCAAGGCGGGCGAGCGTGTGCTGATTCTGGGCGCCTCGGGCGGAGTCGGTTCCGCCGCGTTGCAGCTGGCCAAGCGCCGCGGCGCAACGGTGTATGCCGTAGCGGGCGCCGCCAAGCATGAGGCCCTTGCCGAACTCGGCGCCGACAGACTTCTGGACCGCAAGGCCGACCTGCTCGAACTGCTGGGCCACGAAAGCGTCGACCTGGTGGTCGACAATGTCGCGGGCGACAACTTCCCGATCATGATGAAGCTGCTCGCGCGTGGCGGCCGTCTGGTGACTACCGGCGCCATCGCCGGCCCGATGGTGACGCTGGACCTGCGCGACCTGTACCTCAAGAATCTGCGACTGCTAGGCACCACTGCCTGGTGTGAAGCCACCTTCCCCAATCTGATTCGCTATGTAGAGCAAGGCGAGATTCGCCCGCTGATCGCGGCCAGCTTCCCGTTGACCGAGATCGTCAGTGCGCAACAGCAGTTTCTCAGCAAGGGCCATGTGGGCAAGTTCGTGCTCGAGCCCTGGGCCTGA
- the galU gene encoding UTP--glucose-1-phosphate uridylyltransferase GalU — protein MIRKAVLPVAGLGTRCLPASKAIPKEMITIVDKPVIQYVVEEAVAAGIKEIVLVTHSSKNAIENHFDKHFELETTLEAKGKLELLEQLRNIIPDDVKIISVRQPEPLGLGHAVLCAKPIVGDEPFIVMLPDVLVDGEGLEKNDLARMMEAYEATNAAQIMVENVPQDMAYKYGIVAIDGDTPEAGKSALINGMVEKPAPGTEPSTLAVIGRYLLPGRIFELLENTPPGAGGEIQLTDAIDTLRDDKAVAAYRMAGDTYDCGHQLGYLEATLSFAKRHPTFGEGFRELLTRYQEK, from the coding sequence ATGATACGCAAGGCTGTTCTGCCTGTTGCCGGTCTCGGCACACGTTGCCTCCCGGCCTCCAAGGCCATCCCCAAGGAAATGATCACCATCGTCGACAAGCCGGTGATCCAATATGTGGTGGAAGAAGCGGTCGCAGCCGGTATCAAGGAAATCGTGCTGGTTACCCATTCCAGCAAGAATGCCATCGAGAACCACTTCGACAAGCACTTCGAGCTGGAAACCACCCTGGAAGCCAAGGGCAAGCTCGAGCTGCTCGAACAGCTGCGTAACATCATCCCGGATGACGTCAAGATCATCAGCGTGCGCCAGCCGGAGCCGTTGGGCCTGGGCCACGCCGTGCTGTGTGCCAAACCGATCGTCGGTGATGAGCCGTTCATCGTCATGCTGCCGGACGTGCTGGTTGATGGCGAAGGGCTCGAGAAGAATGACCTGGCGCGCATGATGGAGGCCTATGAAGCCACCAACGCCGCCCAGATCATGGTCGAGAATGTTCCGCAGGACATGGCCTACAAGTACGGTATCGTCGCGATCGACGGTGACACGCCGGAAGCCGGCAAGTCCGCCCTGATCAATGGCATGGTCGAAAAGCCGGCCCCGGGCACCGAGCCGTCGACCCTGGCGGTCATCGGCCGTTATCTGTTGCCGGGCCGTATCTTCGAGCTTCTGGAGAACACTCCGCCGGGCGCGGGTGGTGAGATCCAGCTGACCGATGCCATCGACACTCTGCGTGACGACAAGGCCGTCGCGGCCTACCGCATGGCCGGTGACACCTACGATTGCGGCCACCAACTGGGCTATCTGGAAGCCACTCTTTCCTTCGCCAAGCGTCACCCGACCTTCGGTGAAGGCTTCCGCGAGCTGCTGACTCGCTACCAGGAGAAATAA